In a single window of the Terrirubrum flagellatum genome:
- a CDS encoding ABC transporter substrate-binding protein has translation MRSLARAALMAGALFASAATPALVKAQLLEIGFDQSPVGLDPHLATAFSTFAIVNGTIYEGLTAVDSSLRVGPALAESWTVAPDGKTYTFKVRGNVTFHNGAKMDSADVVSSIKRVLAKEIASPLASRVAAIDSISAPDATTVEMKLKEPSAPLLSSLATIAIVPKSFETDKDGLQKQPVGTGPFKFEEWQPNGYVKLAKHAGYWSAGLPKLDGLKFNIVPESATRQVGISSGTYSMLPNIDAATALQVKGKPNVKLEETLELAYTLIGLNTSKPPFDNPKVREAVNYGINRAEIVQAALFGAGVPGGPLSPALKEWATDVKQFPCYAYDPAKAQALLKEAGVATPIAVTMNVLPRQDIKDIAQVVQAQLAKAGFKVELKNQELGQFVQDWRNSNFDMFASTNAGSVDPDDYFYRTFRTGGSTNVFKYSNPSLDKILDDARATLDQAARKKMYADAQSILACSGPIAHLTYGQLFTALRSNVQGFEMLANRSLMGLKNASAGK, from the coding sequence ATGCGTTCGCTTGCCCGCGCAGCCCTAATGGCCGGCGCCTTGTTCGCCTCGGCGGCAACGCCGGCTTTGGTCAAGGCCCAGCTCCTCGAGATCGGCTTTGATCAATCGCCTGTCGGCCTCGACCCGCATCTCGCGACCGCCTTCTCCACCTTCGCCATCGTCAACGGCACGATCTACGAAGGATTGACCGCGGTGGATTCAAGCCTGCGCGTCGGTCCCGCGCTGGCGGAATCCTGGACCGTGGCGCCTGACGGCAAGACCTACACCTTCAAGGTCCGCGGCAATGTGACCTTCCACAACGGCGCGAAGATGGATTCCGCCGACGTGGTCAGCTCGATCAAGCGCGTGCTGGCGAAGGAGATCGCTTCACCGCTGGCGAGCCGCGTCGCCGCGATCGATTCGATCTCGGCGCCGGATGCGACGACGGTCGAGATGAAGTTGAAGGAGCCGTCGGCGCCGCTGCTCTCGTCGCTGGCGACGATCGCGATCGTTCCGAAGAGTTTTGAGACCGACAAGGATGGATTGCAGAAGCAGCCGGTCGGCACCGGCCCGTTCAAGTTCGAGGAGTGGCAGCCGAACGGTTATGTGAAGCTCGCGAAGCATGCGGGTTACTGGAGCGCAGGCCTGCCGAAGCTCGATGGCCTGAAATTCAACATCGTTCCGGAATCGGCGACGCGTCAGGTCGGCATCTCCAGCGGCACTTATTCCATGCTGCCGAATATCGACGCGGCGACCGCGCTGCAGGTGAAAGGCAAGCCGAACGTCAAGCTCGAGGAGACGCTGGAGCTCGCCTACACGCTCATTGGCCTCAATACGTCGAAGCCGCCTTTCGACAATCCCAAGGTGCGCGAAGCCGTGAATTACGGCATCAACCGCGCCGAGATCGTGCAGGCGGCCCTGTTCGGCGCCGGCGTTCCCGGCGGACCTCTCTCGCCGGCGCTGAAGGAGTGGGCGACCGACGTGAAGCAGTTCCCCTGCTACGCCTATGATCCCGCGAAAGCGCAGGCGCTCCTGAAGGAGGCGGGCGTCGCGACTCCGATCGCGGTGACGATGAATGTGCTGCCGCGTCAGGACATCAAGGACATCGCGCAGGTGGTGCAGGCGCAACTCGCCAAGGCCGGATTCAAGGTCGAGCTGAAGAATCAGGAGCTCGGCCAGTTCGTGCAGGACTGGCGCAACTCCAACTTCGACATGTTCGCTTCGACCAACGCCGGCAGCGTCGACCCCGACGATTATTTCTACCGCACCTTCCGCACCGGCGGATCGACCAATGTGTTCAAATATTCGAACCCGTCGCTCGACAAGATTCTCGATGACGCGCGGGCGACGCTCGATCAGGCGGCGCGCAAGAAGATGTATGCGGACGCGCAGTCGATTCTCGCCTGCTCCGGCCCGATCGCCCATCTGACCTACGGCCAGCTTTTCACGGCGCTGCGCAGCAATGTGCAGGGCTTCGAGATGCTTGCGAACCGCTCGCTGATGGGCCTCAAGAACGCCAGCGCCGGCAAGTGA